AGCTGCCCGATGACATATCGGGGGTTTTCTCCGTTGGCGCGCCGCGGGTGGTGGGCTACTCGGTGGCCATGCGTCGAGCGGCGGCCGCGCTGATTTGCTGGAGCGTTTTCGGGGTGAGCGCCTCCGCGTGGGGCCAGGGCGCAGGGGTCGAGCCCGACACCGGGCCGAATCCGGTGCCGGGCCCCGGCGAGCCGCCGCCCCCCGAAGAGCCCCGCGCCGAGCCAACACCAGAACCCGTCCAGCTGGAGGAAACGCCCGCCCCCACCCCCGTGCCCGAGAAGAAGGTCGCTCAGGCGGTGGAGCCCGAGGCCATGCCCCAGCCGACCGCGAAGCCCGCGCCCGCACCGGAGTTTCCGAAGAGTCGTTTCTCCTTCGGCTCCTACGGTCGGGTGGTGGTGGCTTCCGATGGTCGCGGTGGCGAGGGACGCAATGCGGACGTCGTCGCTTATGGCTCACGCATCGACGAGGGCACCTACGCGGAGCTCGAGCTGCGCCGAGACGACGACTGGGAACCCGGTCTCACGTCGCGCGTGATCACCACCCTGGCCATCGCAGGACCGCTGTTTCACTACGACGGCCGCTTCGACGCCAAGCTCGCTCTGCGCAATCTGTACGTCGAGGAGCGCGGCATCGGCGACAAAGGCCTGTCGGCGTGGGTCGGCTCGCGCATGTACCGCGGTGACGACATCTACCTGCTCGACTTCTGGCCCCTGGACAACTTGAACACCGTGGGCGGTGGCGCGCGCTTCGATTTCCCGACCAGCAAGACCTACATCGCGTGGCACCTGGGCATGAACCGCGCTGCGGATCCCTTCCAGTACCAGGAGGTGGATCGCCCGGCGCCGCAGAACCAACCCGGGACCGAGACGGTCGCTCTGTTGGATCGCCCGCGAGTGATCTCCAGCCTCAAGGTGCAGCACATCCAGCCCTTGGGGGAACGCGCCGGCGTGAAGGGCGTGCTGTACGGCGAGGTGCACCGCCTGCCCAGCGGTGAGCGGGAACGGCAGCCCGGCGTGGTGGAGGACGTACCTGGAGACAGCGGCGCGCTGATCGGCGCACAGGTCGGGCTGTTCACCGGGAAGCGGGACACCTTCATCAACTTGTTCTTTCGCTACGCCCGGGGCTTGGCGGCCTACGGAGAGCTGGCCACGCCCGAGGGCACCAGCCCGGAGCGTACGGTGGAGGGCGCGACGGAAACCCGCATCGGCCTTTCGGCGAACTGGGAGGGCGGCCCCGTGGGCGTGGTGGCGGGCGGCTACTTCCGCAGCTTCCGCGAGCCGACGCCGGAGAAGTTCAACTACGGCAACCTGGACGAGGGCATCTTCGTGGTCCGCCCGCACCTGTTCTTGGGGGAGCACGCCGGCATCGCGGTGGAAGGCTCCTACCAGGCGCAGCAGCGCGGCATCCTCAACGTGGCGACCAACCAGCCGCTGCACGCGAAGCTCTGGCGCTTCGGGGTGATCCCCTACCTCTCCCCGTCCGGGGCCGGGGTGTTCAAGCGGCCGCAGCTACGCCTGATCTGGGCCGTGACGCAGC
The window above is part of the Polyangiaceae bacterium genome. Proteins encoded here:
- a CDS encoding carbohydrate porin translates to MRRAAAALICWSVFGVSASAWGQGAGVEPDTGPNPVPGPGEPPPPEEPRAEPTPEPVQLEETPAPTPVPEKKVAQAVEPEAMPQPTAKPAPAPEFPKSRFSFGSYGRVVVASDGRGGEGRNADVVAYGSRIDEGTYAELELRRDDDWEPGLTSRVITTLAIAGPLFHYDGRFDAKLALRNLYVEERGIGDKGLSAWVGSRMYRGDDIYLLDFWPLDNLNTVGGGARFDFPTSKTYIAWHLGMNRAADPFQYQEVDRPAPQNQPGTETVALLDRPRVISSLKVQHIQPLGERAGVKGVLYGEVHRLPSGERERQPGVVEDVPGDSGALIGAQVGLFTGKRDTFINLFFRYARGLAAYGELATPEGTSPERTVEGATETRIGLSANWEGGPVGVVAGGYFRSFREPTPEKFNYGNLDEGIFVVRPHLFLGEHAGIAVEGSYQAQQRGILNVATNQPLHAKLWRFGVIPYLSPSGAGVFKRPQLRLIWAVTQRNDDARALYPSDDVFARRKTEQFFGIGAEWWFNSTSYGD